A window of Rhipicephalus microplus isolate Deutch F79 chromosome 8, USDA_Rmic, whole genome shotgun sequence genomic DNA:
TTAAACCTATTTGTAAGAGTCGTGTTCTGGGAAGCGATTCTTGTCTCTTTTATCAGATGAGAAGTCTGATGAGATGAGAAATGGTACcccatatgcattttcttatcaacccgtattttactgtaggcacactggtgtctatTATACCAATTTGTCTTTTATATCACTGTCTCTTATCATGGGGCTCAACTGTAACATGTTCAGTTATTTTAGCTGTATTGAAAATTTTTTCATTCCTAAATGGCAAAGCCGCACAAAAACTGTCCTTGGTTAGTATGTGCAAATGGTTGTTGTGATCAATTATTGAGAAATTTTTTTTGATGGGTAAGATGTGTGCTTTAATGAAGACATTTGGCTAAGGAAAGATCATCGAAAAAGGTTACCATACCTTCTCTGCAATCGGATAAAACTTAAGCCATGCTTTATTTTTGTGAAGCTTCAACGCTTTGAATACTTGTCTGCAATAAGCCTCACTGCCTTGTTCTGCAAATATTCTAATTTGTCACAATGAAGTTTTCAGTGATGTATGGTAGTAAGAAGTTTGATATCATCATTGCCTGATGAAGAGTGCAATGAATTGAGCCAAGAGGCTTACATGTGGCAGGGTCATTGCATCCcgaatgtcccagccattttggtgaccatctGAAATGTACTAGAAAAAAACcttgctgatttactgcattgaaaacagttaATTGCTAGAATATTACAGGAAAAAAACACATAAGAGTACTTTGAATTTTGCAGAATGTCATTTGAATAATATGTTTAACAAAAAAATTATTCTGGAGGTGTATATGGCAGAAAAGTTGCAGTAACATTATTGAGTTTCGGACCTGTCACAAATCATGTTTACTTAGTATCTAAACCAAATTTGATATTGAAACAAGAAACAATGATGTCAGAGTAATTTTTGTTACAAACAAGTTACGATTCTCAGATCATGTTCTGCACAATTCTAAAGGCTGATGTGgccaaacattttttctctctGAAACACCCTAGCAATtcatttttttaatgcaaaaaaaaaaaagacagtacaAGTTTTATTTCATTTACATTTGCCACAGTTGACAAAATGGATGGGTCGTTTGACATGAGATGACCCAGGAGAAACAATACAAACCACAAATTATTCACCACTTTGGTTGATACAACATTTTATTGATGCCGCAATGAACAATTTTTGTGAGTTCTTCACTCAAAAAACACTTTCTCAAGTTTTGAAATTGTGGGGCGTAAAAATATTTTGAATAGTAATCTTCTAATCGAATACCGAACTGTTTCAGTCaaatcatagagtttcatacaataacattattgtatgaaactcgcTATGGGTCAAACAAAACTCAATCTTCGTTTTCCACTAGGTATAGAGTGTGCATGGTTATGCATTTTCTGTCAGGTGTGGCaccaggatttttttttaaaaccaaacGGGGGTGGATAAGCACAATGTACGCGAGGAGCTGGGTAAATTCCGATCAATTTTAACTGCTCAGACTTCCTGCAGTCTCAGTGGGGATATCTACAATAAGTGACTTCTCTCAGAGAGGTGagaaatttattttgtttttaatgtTCGCTGAGAGGGGGAGTGGAGGGGGGGTTAGCTCCTGCCATCAGCTAGCTCCGGACTGGGAAAGGGACACGAGTCCGTGCTGTGGCTCCAGTAGGATCTTGCTGGAGCTGAGGTACATTGCCGTACTGGACCATAGATGGATCGACTCGCTCGCTAGCTTTCTTGCCGACCCGTTGTGCCCatgcgatctccgacgacagcgcagttctggccgactggctcgccctacgccatttcctgacgccgacaagagctctcgctgagtggtgccccgtactCAGACTTCTGCGAcattgcttcctccattttgtattgacattcttcatgtacaaaaagctgaaaaccttcctagcccaatgctcctcccctagttctctcaatcgcttctcaaaatttatcgtgctgctagcttccctgccctcaaatgatgtccatcccatatcaccttgtactccctgatttggtgtattcccgtgagctcctaaggcaagcctacctattccatgttgcttaatttctaatcttgcttgaacttctgatctcatgcacaagaccgcattgccaaatgTCAGACCAggcttgacgatagttataacgcgaaaacaaaacgacgacacagagacaagaaggacacgaaagacacttcttgtctctgtgtcgtcgttttgttttcgcgctataactatcgtcatgccataccaactagcccaagctgccacactgccaagtcagaccaggaatcatgaccctttccatattcctctcacaacatcatacctattataattccacagtgccctgtttttcaccactgctgcattcctgttacctttagtcacgtatatttcatgttcccttaggtactcggtcccattgcgtgtccatctttcccatcTTCTCCTTACCTCCGGATGCCACTGTCCCTgagccacgctctctccttccccctatCGCTATACATTTTAttcctatcattttaatccctcctttcccccatccctcgtgagctactattGAGGAGCCGCACTgcgatgcagacagttacggggctcacttttatcttcttgtctctctcttaagaatcactcacaGGACCATACACGAGAGAAAATGAAATGCCGTGAGACCGaagactgcaaagaaaaaaaaaagtatctcgccgcccccgggagggctcgaacctccaacctttcggttaacagccgaacgcgctaaccgattgcgccacggaggcgagATGTCGGCGTCGTGTTATAAAGCAAATTGCTAAGTAAATTTATTTTGTTTATAATTTTGAAAttatacaagtttttttttttttcagtttcgctTTTGTGCGTTTGCTTTGAATGCGTTTCACCAGGCTGCGCACTGCAGCCACTGAAAACTAAAGCCCTTTTGACTGAGAACCAGTTTTCTTGTGCTGACTGAAGAAATACGTTATTTGACGCGTAAATGCTTTATGGAACGCCTGTACCGGAGATGGAGCATTTGAACACCATTTGTTGCATCTGGCTGCACGAGTGCACATTTTCAGGAAATAAAATCGAATTGAATCAGGGCCGCTGATGAGATGCCGCTGACGAGATGCCTTCCGATGACATGCCACCTCATTTCAGAAGCTACATGTGTTGCCTCATTTACGGCCACGATAATGAGAATATTCTACCACCTCCCAGAACACATCACCATCGGTTGATACGCCGGCACTACACAGACTACGCGTTGGTTCTGAGAGCACAGCTTTGACAAACGCTTGACTTTCGATTGCTGTTGTTAGGCGACCAGACTATCACGAGACGTTCGGTGTCTTATCGTAGCTTCTTTAGTAGGCTTTAGTCACATTATATCGTGCCAATCGGCAGTCTAGTATCTTGAATCTGAATGAGCATGCATATTGCGCACCGGTTTATGAAACCATTGTCTGATGCAGCCGTATCGGAAAACACCCATTCTGAGACAGATCGCTGAAGCGTGACGCATAAGCCCACATGTTCAATGAAAGCAGCGAATATTTGCCGGTCTGTCATTAATCAGAGCGCAGTGAAAACCCCCCAAAGTATGGTGAGTATGGTGACTCAAAGTGGGAATAATCTCAAACAATGCCCCAGAAGTGTTCTCTGACGCGGATGTTCCCTGATTCACCGATTCGTCACCAGAATTTTCCTGCCGAAAGTAGCCGAAGCCAAAGTCGACATTCGACCGGCAGCGTTGAATGAGCAAAATGGCGGAGGAACTTCGCTCGCCGCGGGATCGCTCGCCCCGACTGTCGCCGATCCAGGACCCCGAGTCGGCGAAGAACCTCTGGTACGCCGTCGTCGGGAGGGCTACCATTACAGCTCTAGCCTACCCCATCGAGTACGTCAAGTTTCTGGTGCAGGTAAGTCGTCGCTTGCATGCCGTTTTTAGACAGGGGAACTACAACGAATGTGATCCGAGCCTCCGCATGTGCTCTCGCTGTCACCGCGGTCGGCTATCGTCGCTGCTTTCGCTTTCTTGACTTCATCCGCGCGTCTGTCTAGCTATGCATTTTGTGCAAGGATGTATGTATGTTTGAGTCGCTGGGAAAACATTTTAGCGCTATTGTCTAAAGTTCACGGTTTCGTGAACATCAATTGGTGCAGTGGGGCACGCCTTTCGCGATTGTTACCCTTGGTTATTTTGTCATTTTCCGCAGCGGCTACTTTGACGGTCGCGTGAGACATGGAAATAAAATTGTTGAGAGTTTATAGCGTTGAGAGCTTATAGTTCTGGCCCTCTTGTTGCAGGAACCTGAACACTTCATGTGCGAACGATAACCCAGATAAAGTCCTCTGGAGGTCGTTTGGGATAGGACAGCAGTTTCGTATCGCTGTTTCCTTCGCGCTACAGTTTAAACATACCTGACGTGTAATTTATGCAGTTATGTGCCTCGGTCATTAACTATGAGTAGCATTCACTGGTAAAAATTTCGGTTCTTCAGTGACCTTACATTGAGCAGAGAGAGTTGTTGCGAACTAGATTATTGCGACTAGATAAAGCTTGTTATGTcttgctgttttttgttttttcttgttttcacttTAGATTGGCCATGAGCCGTTACCACCCAAGCCTACAAGGCGCCTGTTTGGGAAGCCCGCCTTGGCACTACCGGGAGCTATTGAATACAGTGAGTAGTGAGCAATGTGTCTACGGCATTAGTCTTCTGAAGTTCTGTTAGACAGGAGAAAAACACATCACTGGTTCATTTCTGAGATGAGCTGGTGAATGTTCTCTAATCAGCTCACTATATTGTTAGGAAATCGTCTCACAATGTAATTTCGTAACTTATGCATGCCAAGAATCACTGCAAGGAAAGCAAAAGTTTTGCTCTTTTTCATTGCAATCATATGTCAAATCTTCGTTACTCAGCTCAAGCAATGTGTTTTCTTTGCAGATTATGTGATAATTTAAGCACAAATGAACTAGCTCTTCCCTGTTTTTGCAGCAGAAAGAAAACAAGTAGATTATACTCATCAGGGGGAAGAAGCTAAAAAAGCATCGCGTTCAAAAAGGGATATGTTCAGTTGAAACTTGCAGCTGTGCCCGCATAGCTCTAATACATTCTTAAAGTTCAGGATTATTTGAAAACTTGATGCCCTGCTGGTAAATGACCACCTGAAACAGTAACTTTGATGCATTGCCTCTCACCTTGTGAAAGTATGAATTGGTAAATCTAAGTGATCAAGAACGCCCACTCCTGCAATGTTTTGAATATTGGGATACCATGTATGAGTCATGATggggatatgtggggtttaacgttccaaaaccatcatatggttatgagagacgccgtagtggagaactccggaaatttctaccacctggggttctataaagtgcacccaaatctgagcacacgggcctacagcatattcgcctccatcaatacagccgccgcagccggtgttcgatcccgcgacctgtgggtcagtagcagagtgccttagccactagaccaccccggagGGGCCATGTACGAGTCAAATGCTAACAAATGCTAATCTGTGTCATCCTCAGTGAAGTACATCAAGAAAGTCGACGGCTACTCTGGACTCTACCGAGGCCTGAGCGTCCGACTGTGTGCCAATGTAGTCAGCGGTGCTGTGTTTGCTGAAGTGAACCGGGTGAGTGATAGATTTGCTTGTTCAGAGTAGTGGCCTTATGAAGAGAAGGCATTAGTTGTGTTTACGTTAAGAGTGAGGACATAAAACTTTCACACCAAAATGAAAAGTGCTGGCTGTATCTTTTTTTGGTGTTAGCCTGCAGTTGCACTGCTGAAAGCCAGAGTTTTCAACTTGGGTTTATGTCCTATATTGAGTGGGGCTCCGATTGTTGCTGTCATAGCATGGTAGAAACCCGCCGAATATACATTATTAAATGGCCATGTTACAGTACTGCAAACGATACAATGCAGTGTGAAAAATGGTGCTACATTGGAAGCTTCTCCAGTGAAATCGACATTTGAACAATGCCACGGAAAAGTACGAGAACGTTTTGGTGTGAACGGAAGTGCACCTCACGGCCATCACAGTTTCCTCGGTCACTGATGGCATATTCTGTTTTGCTATTTTCATTATAGAAAACTTCAACATGGCGTTGCAGTTGCAttatgaaaaaaatgttttgttggtAGTGACAACATGATTTATTATTATCGCCGTGTGAGTGTTTATTGTGTATCTTTAAACTATCTCTTGCGGGGTCTAGGAAATGAAGGGAAATCATTTTTCTCGGAAGACACGCacgcagtagacgtagtcaggcaaGCCAAACACATGTACATTTATCGCCTTGCTTTTACAATGACGATATGACCAGCTAAATGTAATACATCACTCATGACACGCTAAACAACCTTATACAATATTCCAATACAACACTCAATTAAACAACATAAACACAAGGTACCACAAGTGCGGAATCATCGGTGTTCATCTGGCCACGGGAAACGATCCGTGGTTGCCGTACCTCATGGATCCTTGACCGGAGCTGTCCATCCAGGTGGCCTGCCAAACACCAAAGAGCTTTGCTACTGTTTGTCGTGCACTGTCCTGGCCTCTCCATTCCGCTGCTCACGTATACACGTTATCCTTAACCCGCATTAGCATAGTGCCACCTCACGCTCTGTAGCTGCTGAATTTAAGTGCAGCCTGTCTATAAGGCGAATGTGTGCCAAAaggtgcaaacaactttacaagggGTAACAGCAGCCCCACACATTTCTGGGCTGCTATGAAACAAGCAGATGAATACTCGTGATCTTAGTAGTTGCATTTGCATGTGCTGTTAAATTGCAGAGAGTAATAGTTCAGAGTGTGTCTTTGTTGTCTGCGAGTTTATTTTATGGATGTTATCCTTGCTTTAGGTGGCACATGACAATGCATTCAGAACTTCATGAAAGCTTTGATTTGTGATGTGTGGTGATTTCACTTTGGTGGCTTCACAGAGGCTACCTGAAGTGCAGTCATTcgacgacgaagaagacgacgacactgtgACCGAGGAGCAGCGTATTGTCAACTTCGTCAAGCGCACGTTGAAGCTCATGACTGCCAAGTGTGCCGCGCTCTTCGTCTCTCAACCTTTCAACGGTAAGAAGCATCAGTAGGGATTTCGGAACAGCTGCATTCGATGAATGTAGAAGCAATATTCCGATGAACTGGCCGGTTCTATCAAAAATAAttatggtaatgatgataatgcatTTAAAAGACATTTAAATTTGATGTAGTCTGATGCGACTAGGTTAGCGACATAAAGTTTTATTTAACTGTTTCGCTAACACGTAAAAAGGGGCCTTTTTTTCTTGGTGTAAAAAACATTTTTTGTGGCTATATACTAAtgtcttatttacatttttttggTACCAAACTGTAGCTAAAAGCATGTTCTGTCCAATAGCATAACATTGTATGTAGATTTAATAATCACATTAAGAAAGA
This region includes:
- the LOC119164119 gene encoding mitochondrial carrier homolog 2 translates to MSKMAEELRSPRDRSPRLSPIQDPESAKNLWYAVVGRATITALAYPIEYVKFLVQIGHEPLPPKPTRRLFGKPALALPGAIEYMKYIKKVDGYSGLYRGLSVRLCANVVSGAVFAEVNRRLPEVQSFDDEEDDDTVTEEQRIVNFVKRTLKLMTAKCAALFVSQPFNVVCCRYMAQFVGREEKYVGIFTSIVHIYREEGVPGLFSGLIPRLIGEVLTIWFASTISFVINAYVVQDKTLQSYVSATTMFLSSSVTYPFSLVGTVMAVSGSDLEAGRPPNMAVYPSWTECWQHLSRLGQLKRGSSIIWRYYQGSYIIDENGVPRPVSSHKLLASH